Below is a genomic region from Telmatobacter sp. DSM 110680.
CGATAGATTTAGCGGGATGCCGCTTCCGCACGCGCACCGCGAACTGCGGCAAGAAATGCGTGGGCAGCTGGCGGAGGAGGAACCGCACCATTCAAGACGGAGCGGAATGTGACATCGGCGCCGTAAACCGTCTTCATGGAATCATCGTCAGGACGAACACTCGCACCATTCAGTGTGAGGCCTGCAAATGCACCCTTGGCGCGGGAGTAGGTCAGAATTTCAGCATTCATCTTCCAGTCGGTGTCAGCGGAAGCGTGACGTCCTACCGGGCCGGCCGCTGCAGAGGCATCTGCGCCCAACTGAAACTTGCTGGCGAGCAGGTGCTTCATGCCTTCATCGTTCTGGATGATCATGACCAGGTCCACGCCCTCGACGCCGAT
It encodes:
- a CDS encoding lipid-binding SYLF domain-containing protein; this translates as MKKIMVTLAAVSLATAMTCTAEQDKHDTTERLDKAAAVLHEVMAAPDKGIPEEVMDHAKCVAVVPHMIKGGFVFGAQGGRGVATCRTEHGWSAPAFFAITGGSWGLQIGVEGVDLVMIIQNDEGMKHLLASKFQLGADASAAAGPVGRHASADTDWKMNAEILTYSRAKGAFAGLTLNGASVRPDDDSMKTVYGADVTFRSVLNGAVPPPPAAHAFLAAVRGARAEAASR